The Streptomyces tubercidicus DNA segment GCTGCACCTCGCCGTCGTGGTAGGTCAGGTCGATGTCCCGGCGGCCCGGGGTGCGCAGCCCGTCGAGATCCTCGAAGGCGTCCTCGGCCACTACGGAGAGCGCGGTGTCCACGATCTCCTTGCTGTTGCGGTAGTTGGCGCGCAGCACCTGGCCGCGGTCCCCGCGGATGTCGATGCCCGCGTCCGAGAGCCGGAATCCTCCCGGGTAGACGGCCTGTTGGCCGTCGCCGACCAGGAGGAGCCCGTTGGGGGTGTCGCCCACCAGGGCGTGCAGCAGGCGCACCCCGACGAGGGTCAGGTCCTGGACCTCGTCCACGACGACGGCCGTATAGCCGCTGTGGCCGGTACGCCCGGCCGCCTCGGCGAGTGCGAGGGAGAGCACATCGTTGAAGTCGTGCACGGCGCGCTCGGTGCGCTCTGCCTCGTACGCCTCGTACAGGGACCAGACGGCCTGCCGGTGCGGGCGGCGCAGACCGGCGCGTCGGCGGCGGCGCGGGAGGGCGGCGTACTCCTCGAAGGAGGTGATGCCGCGGCCCTTGATGACGTAGTCGATCTCTTCCCGCCAATACGGGTGCTGCGGATCGATCTCGGTCAGACAGCTGTTCCGGCCGAGGTGTTTCCAGGCGAAGCTGAAGGCCGTCTCCGCCTTCTCCTTGTGCAGGTGGACCGGGATGCCGCGGTCGCGCAGATACTCCTGCGCCCAGGAGTGCAGGCTGCGGAAGTCGATCCGGTCGGCCACCGCCGGGGCCATGGTCTTCAGGAAGGTGGCCTGTACGCGGGGCAGGTTATTGGCAAACGTGACGTACAGGACGCGGCCGTTGGTGCGCTGGGCGAGATAGGCGGCGCGGTGCAGGGCGATGACCGTCTTGCCGGTGCCCGCCGGGCCGCTGATCCTGGCCGGACCGGCCCAGTTGCGCCGTACGAGCGCGAGCTGATCGGGGTCCAGGAAGGTCATCCACTGCTCAATGGGCGCCCGGCGCGCCTCGTCGAGAGCGGCTTCCCGCAGCCCGTCGAGGTCGAAGAGCCCGTCCGACCCGGCGTCCGGTGGCCGGGTGGCGGCGTCCTGCGACGTGACGGCGGGCGGCGACGGTGCCGCGGGCGGCGGGGCCTGGTACTCGGGAAAGACCCGCGCCAGATGCTCGGTGAGGGCGCGGACGGACTCCCCGGACAGCCGGGTGCGCTCCGACAGCAGCGCCGGTCCGATCTCCCGCTCGCCCAGCAGCCGCACCCGCCCCAGCTCCGCGTCGACCCGATGCCCCGCGAAGGCCAGCAGCGGCCGCACCGCCACCGGGGACATCCCCAGGGACGCCACCGCGCTCTCCGCGGCCTTGGTGACCGCGAGCAGCTTGCGGCGGTGCTCATCGCGGGAGAAGCCGCCGGCCCGCAGCCGGCCCCCGGATATCTCCGGTGCGGCCCGCCAGTTCTTGACGTCGATGACGAAGACCCCGCCGGGACCGATCAGCAGCATGTCCACATTGGCCGCACGGGTACCGGGCCAGCGCCGGTCCACGAGCAGCCGCCAGCCCCGCTCGGTCAGCATCAGCAACTGGGCGGCGACCCGCTGCTCCCCCTCACTCGCCGCCTCCCAGCGCTCGGCCCGCTGCCGGGCGGCCTGCCACTGCTCCCGTAAAAGGCGCTCCTGCCGACGTGCCTGCTGCGCCCGCCGCGCCGCCGAAGCCCCGGCCGACCTGCCCACCGCACTCCCTGCCGCCATCGTCCGCCCCCTCACCGCTCGCCCCCGTAGGAATGAGCCAAGAACCCTAGGTCCCGGACCGCATGCCACGGAAGTGCGCACGGGAGGGGCACGGGCGCATGACGCGGAGGGTCCGCGGGGAGGCGGCCGACACTATTCGGACTTGGCGAACTCCACGAGCCCGGCGAACCCCTGGCGGGTCAGTGTCAGCCGCGGACCCTTGGGGTCCTTGCTGTCACGGACCAGGAACTTTCCGGTGGCGGACGCGTGCTCAGGTGCCCACTCGATGCACCGACCGCCGGGCCGACCGGAAGAGCCCCGCCGCCGACGTCCCCAACCCGGTCGGCGCGGCCAGTCGGCCCGGTGAACCCGTCGGGTGGCGCAACTCGGAGGAGCGGTAGCGCAGGCAGTCGCGGTGCCAGATGAGGATGCCGGCCATCCAGTGTTCCAACTCGCGGACGTGGTCGTGCAGTGCCTCGCGGGCCTCGGGGGCGAGTTGGAAGTCGTCGCAGACGACGGGGAGTTCATGGGTCGCGACGTGTTGGAACTCGCGCATGCGGGAGGTCATCAGGTCGTGGACGATGTGCAGCGCGGTCGGGTAGTCGCAGCCGAAGAAGGTCTGGACGACCAGGATGCCGTTGTGGACCTCGCCCTCGTATTCGATCTCCTTCTGGTAGGAGAAGACATCGTTCAGCAGGCCCGCGTAGTCGGCGGCGGCGTTCTGCAGTGAGCGCAGGGTGCCGGTGCGGTAGATCTCCGGCGGGACCGTGCGGTCGTGGCCGATGCGGCGCAGGCTCATGGTGAGGTCGGCGCCGAAGGTCGCCCGGCGCATCTCGATGTAGTCGACCGGGTCGGGGATGCGGTGCTGGATCTGGTTGTCGATCTCCCAGAGCCAGCTGGCCGTCATCGTGTCGACGGCGTCCCGGAAGGCCCGGCGCGCCTCGGGGGCCATGGCGGCCGTCGTACGGGGCCACAGGTCGGCCAGCCCGCGTTCGAGGGCGTTGACCGGCTCGGGCGGCGGTGTCGCGGAGTCGAGCGGCATGAAGGCCGACAGCCGCTCGGTGCAGACCGTGGCCGAGGCGCGGTCGCGGGTGCGGCCGAAGACCGCCGGGTAGTAGTCGTCGGCGTAGGTGCCCCAGGCCAGCCAGGCGGAGCTGAGGTCCAGTTGCTCCGGGGTGGCGTCCGGGTGGATGCCGGCCGCGCAGAGCGCCAGATCGTGCCGGATCAGCGCGGGCTCGTCCCAGATGCCGGAGAGCGGCACACCGGGCTGCGGCTGGAGGAGGCCCATCCGGTGCGCCCAGTCGACGAGCCGCTGCCGGGCGCCGTCCAGGTGGGGGCTGAGGCTGGTGGTGAACGGCATGCAGAAGTCGGGGAGTTGGGACGGGCCGACCTGCCGGTACGGGAGGTGGGTGCCGCTGCGGAGGCGCAGCGCACCAGCCGTGGCCAGGGCGGTCTTCAGGTCCGCCGCCGAGGTGCCGAGGCCGCCGAGGGAGAAGGGCGACCAGGGCTGCGCGCTGCCGGCCGCGGCGCCGCCGCCGTTCATGTAGCGGCTGGAGCGCATATGCCATTCGTGGCCGCCGGACTGCCAGTCCTGGAGCCCCTTGGCGTACGCCAGCACCTCGGCGCAGGACGTCGGGTCGAGCCTCTTCTCCAGGAAGAGCGCGGGGAGTTCGGCGACCACCGTGTTCTCGAACTGCTGGAGCCGGGAGGTGATCAGATCGTTGACGGCGTCCGCCGCCTCCTGGGTGGTGCAGTTCAGGAAGTGCTCCAGTACCAGGACGCCATTGCTCAGCTCGCCCTCCTCCTCCGTCTCCCGCTGGTAGGAGAAGAGATCGTTCCGCAGATGCACGCCGTCGGAGAAGGTGTCCCGCAGCACCCGCAGCGGCCGGGAGGCGGCGACGGCCGCGGGCACCTCGGCGCCGGTCGCATACTCCACCAGCCCCGCCGACCAGGGCGCACCACCGACCTTGCGGCGCATCTCGATGTATTCAACGGGGTTGGGCACCCGGTGGATATGGATATTGGACAGTTCCCACAACGACTCATTGAGCAGATGCTCGGTGCTCTCGGCGAACCGCCGCCGCCAGTCCATGGACATCCGCGGCACCGTACGCGCCCACAGGTCGGCGAGCCCGGCCTCGACCGGGTTGACCGGCTCCGGTACGGGCGTGGTCAGATCCATCGGCATAAAGGCGGGCAGCCGGTCCAGGTACTCCTTGCCGCCCTTCCGGTCCAGCGTCCGCTTGAACGTCTCCAGGAAGTGGTCATCGAAGAAGAAGACCCAGACGTACCAGTCGGTCACCAGCGAGAGCGCGTCGGCGTCGCAGTCCGGGTGGGTGTAGGAGCACAACAGGGCGTAATCATGGGCGTCGAGATCCCGCTGCTCCCAGATACCCGAGCCCTCCAGCATGCCCATCTCCCGGGCCCACGTCCTGGAGTGCGTACGGGCGGCCTCCAGGTGGGGGTTCAACCGCGCCGGATGGGGCGTGTAGAAGTGCGGCAATTCAAATGGCTGTGTCACGGTTGCTGGCCTCTCCCCATACGTACGGAAGGAAGGCGCGCTGCACCACGCCTCCCTTGACGGGGCTGCGCTACCCCGGGGCTCAGCGCCTTAGGCCTTATGGAGGAGGAGCTTCCGCCTCCGCTCCCCTTGGGTCCGGAGTGGGCCGAACCGGGATCATTTCTGGCTGACTTGTGGGAGTTTTCTTTCGTCGGGGGTGAGGGGCTGGGCGGTGGTCCGGTCGGTGGTCCGGCCTCTGGTCCGGCCGCTCGTCGCCGTCCGCAGGGCGAGAGCCGCCAGCGCCTCCGGGGCACCGGCCTGGCCGCGGATCCCGGGGAAGGCGTTGATGTCCACGATGAGGGGCGCACCGGCCGCACCATCGGCATCGCCGCCCCCGGCTTCGGCACCACCGGCGTCGAGAATGTCCACCCCGTAGACGTCCAGGCCGAAGACCTCGCCGACCTGGAGCGCGGCGGCGGTCCAGCTCGCGGGCAGCTCGGCGGTCGGCAGCGGCAGGTTCGGGCCGCGGCCGTCCGGGGCCAGCTCCGAGCGGCGCAGCGCGGCGAAGAGCTGTCCGTCGACCACCCACAGCTTGTGGTCCCAGCCGCTGTTCGGGACGAAGTCCTGCGCCACCACCGGCTCTTCGGCCCAGTCGGCGGCCAGTTCCCGCAGCCGTACGGCGCTGTCGGCGCGGGCCACCAGGTCGTGGCGGCGGCTGAACCGGCTCTTGATCACCAGCGGGCCGGGCGGTGCGCCGGCCGCGGCCAGCTCCCCGAGGGCGGCCACACAGCGGGTACCGGCAAACGGCAGCCCCGCCGCGCGGGCCACCGCCGCCATCGCCACCCGGTCCTGGCAACGGGCGGTCGCCGCCGCCGAGTTGAGCACCGGGGCGCCGTGCTCCTCCAGCAGCGCGGCGAGCGCCAGCGCCCGCGGCGTCCGGGCCTTGAGGAGATAGACATCGGCGAGCGAGGAGAGATCGGGCCCCGGCCCCTCGGCACCCGGGTCCAGGGTTTCGACCTGGTGATCCGGTGCCAGCAGGTCACTGACCGCCGCCAGCAGCGGATGCCCGGGATCGGCGGTGAGCAGACAAATCCTCACCGGCCACCACCCATCGACGCCGCGGGCCAGTTGGCACGGGGAACGGACGGCACGGCGAACGGGGGCGTCGGCAGCCCGGCCACGGACACCGCTTCCGACACCGGCTCCGGCTCGCGCCCGGCCTCCCGTACAGGCTCCCCGGCAAACGCCTCCCGAGCCGCCTCCCGTACAGACGCCTCCCGCCCCCTCGTCCCCCTACGGGCGAGGTCCAGGACCGCGGCCGACACCCGGGCGACCGCGTCCGGCACCTGACGGAAGCTGGGGAAGTCATTGATGTCGACGACCACCGGGCCGTCCGGCCCGAGCAGGATGTCGACCCCGTACAGATCGAGGCCGAAGACGTCGCCTATCTCGGCGGTGATCCGGGCGACTTCGGTGGTCAGCGGCACCTGCCGTTCGTGTACGGCGTGTGCCGGGTGCAGCGGCGAGCACCGCTCGGTCGCGTACAGCTCACCGGCGACGCTGTACACCTTCAGATCCGTACCGGAGTTGGGAACATAGGGCTGCGCGATGAGCAGCCCACCGCCCGCCCCGCCCGGACCCGCCGCGCCGCCCGACTCCACCGCATCCACCGGATCCAGCAGCCGGTCCGGCGTCGCCACCAGCCGGACGGCACGCCCGGAGCTGCCGTCCGCCGGCTTGACCACGAGGGGGAACTCCGCCTCGGCTATCTCCGCGAACTCCTCGGGACGGGCCGCCGCATACGTCACGGGGACGGGCAGCCCCTTGCTCCGGGCGATCACCGCGGCCAGCGCCTTGTCCCGTACGCCACGGATGGCCCGGACATCGTTCACCGTCGTCAGCCCGACGGAAGCGGCCGCCTCCAGGAGCGTCAGACCCGGCCCGCCGGAGACCGTCTTGAGGACCCAGGCGTCGTGGCTGCCCGCCTGTATCGCCTCGGATATCCGGATCAGCGAACGGCCGGGCCACACCACATCCACCTGGTGGCCCCAGGCGCGGAGTTGGTGGATCACCTCCAGCGGCATGCCGTCATGGCGGTACTGCTCCTCCACCAGGAAGCAGAGTCTCATCGGTGCACCCTCGTCATCGCCGCACGTCCACCGTCCGTCCGGCAGATCCATGACACCCCAGGATCCCATGCGGCCCCACGGAGCCGGGGTGGACCCACGCACGCGGCGACCGGCGACCGACCACCGGTCACCGGCCGCACCTGCTTCTCCTGCCACGGCCCCGTGACCTGGGCCTACGCCGTGACCGGTTGCGCGGCCCCGCGCCTCAGCCCTCGCCCGCGAGGAAGCCGTGCAACGCCTCCTCCACCATCCGGTTGAACACGTCCGGCCGCTCCATGTTGGGGTAGTGCGCGGTGCCGTCGATGGTGGCGCTGCGGCCGTGCGCGACGGACCGCACGAGGCGTTCGCCCATACCGATGCAGTCGTCCATATCGAGGGTGCCGTTGACGACCAGCACCGGGACCGTGATGTTCGCCGTTCGCGCCCAGGTATCGGTAACCGGCACGTGCCGGTCCGGTTCGTCAGCGGTGTGCTTGGCCAACGTCCGCCGCGCCATGTCCCGTATGCGTCCCACGACCTGCGGATCGACCGCGTCGAGCGTGCGGTGCGGTCCGGCCGCGTACATCACGAACGCGTCGATCCAGCCCTCGATGTCACCGGCGGCCATCGCACGGGCCTGGGCGGCCCGGACCTCCCGGACCCAGGGGTGATGGAACTCCGGCTCGCTGGTCCCGGCGCCGCAGACCACCAGCGCGCGCACCAGACCGGGATGCTCCAGCGCGGTGTCCACCGCCATGGCCCCGCCCATCGACACCCCCACCAGGACCGCGGGCCCGGTGTCGAGGTGGCGCAGCAGCGCGGCGAGGTCGTCGGTCTGGCGGAAGGCCCGGGTCGCGTTGGCCGACGCGCCGTGGCCCCGGGCGTCCGGCACGATCACCCGGTGGTCCCGCGCGAAGTACGGGAGTTGGTCGTCCCACATTCCGCCGTCCACGAAGCCACCGTGCAGCAGCACCAGCGGCCGGCCGCTGCCGGCGTCGCGGTAGGCGAGAAGTCCGTCGTGCGTCTCGAAAGTGCGTACCTCAAGAGCATCAGTCATGACAACCAAGGTGCCATCCCTGATGGAGTTTTGGCAACCAAGGTGTCATCCTGATGCCGTGACCGACACCGCCGCGCCGCTGCCGCCCGATGACCTCGCCCACCGGCTCACCGAGGTGTTCGACCTCGTGGGCCCGCTGTACCGGCGCGTCCAGCGCAAGGTCGAACAGAGCGCCCCGATCGAGGGCTTGTCCGTCGGCGTGCGGGCCGTCCTGGATCTGCTCCGCGAGAACGGCCCGATGACCGTTCCGCAGATGGGCCGCGCCCAGGCCCTGAGCCGGCAGTTCGTCCAGCGCATGGTCAACGACGCCGCGGACCGGCAGCTGGTCGAGATCACCCCGAACCCGGCCCACCAGCGCTCCTCGCTGATCCGGCTGACCGACGACGGCCGGGCCGCCATCACCGCCGTGCTCACGCGCGAACGTGCACTGCTGCGCCAGGTCGACGGCGGGCTGACCGACGCCGAGGTGACGGCGTGCGTGCGGGTGCTCACGAGGATGCTGGCGCTCTTCGACCACGTCGAGGTCTGACCTCCCCCGCCCCGTATCGCTACCGTGAGGCCACCCGCACCGACGCGGGACCGGGACGGGACCAGGCATCCGACCGGGGACGGGACCGGCATGGAATCGGGAGGCCCAGTGACCAGCAAGGCCGTGCCCTTCGACGGGCTCGACCGCAAGATCGTTGCGGCGCTGATCGACAACGGCCGGGCGAGCTTCGCGGAGATCGGGGCGGCGATCGGGCTGTCGTCGACCGCGGTGAAGCGGCGGGTGGACCGGATGCGGGAGAACAACGTCATCACGGGGTTCACCGCGACCGTGCGACCGGCCGCGCTGGGGTGGCTGACCGAGGCGTATGTCGAGGTGTACTGCGACAGCGCGGCGCCGCCCCGCCGGTTGGCTGAAGTGGTGCGCAACCACCCGGAGATCGCGGCGGCGATGACCGTCACCGGGGGCGCCGACGCGCTGCTGCACGTACGGGCGACCGATGTGGAGCACTTCGAGGAGGTGCTGGAACGGATCCGGGCCGAGCCGTTCATCCGCAAGACGATCAGCTACATGGTGCTGTCCCATCTGCTGCCGGACAGCCCGGAGGCGGGCGCCCGGCAGTCCTCCGGAGGCGCCGCACCCTGAAGGCCCGGGGCGCCGCCCCCTGAGGGCCCCGGAGGAACCGCCCGCTAAAACGGAAGGGTCCTCAGCCCGCACCATCGCGCCAGAATGCTGCGTGAACGGCCACCTATACGCAGCATTACTGCGCCGCTGAGCAGCATTTGTTTCTTGTGGCCCGAATCCCTCGCTCCTTACCGTGGAAGCACTCCGGGTGACCCTCTGTGACCTCCGGTCACCCGCAAGCCCCGTTGCAAGCGAAGGGATCGTCCCGTGCCGATGAGTCGTGTGTCGCGCCCCCGGCGCTATCTGGTCTGCGAGCCCAGACACTTCGCTGTGCAGTACGCGATCAATCCATGGATGCGTGCGGAGGTGCCCGTCGACACCGCGCTCGCCGGGCGCCAGTGGGAGACCCTGATGGGCACCTACCGCGCGCACGGGCACACCGTGGAGACGGTGGCCCCGGTGCCCGGCCTGCCGGACATGGTGTTCGCGGCGAACTCCGCGCTCGTCGTCGGCGGCCGGGTCTTCGGCTCGCAGTTCCACGCGCCGCAGCGGCGCCCGGAGTCCACGGAGTACGAGACCTGGTTCAAGGCGGCCGGCTACGACGTCTACCGACCGGAGTCGCCGTGCGAGGGCGAAGGTGATCTCGTACCGGCCGGCCGCTACATCCTGGCGGGTACCGGCTTTCGCACCACCCCGGCGGCGCACCGCGAGGTGCAGGAGTTCTTCGGTGTGCCGACGATCGGCCTGCAGCTGGTGGACCCGTACTTCTACCACCTGGACACCGCGCTGTTCGTCCTGGAGGAGTCACCGGAGACCGGCGAGGCGAACATCGCCTACTACCCCGAGGCGTTCTCGTCCGGCAGCCGTGAGGTGCTGCGGCGGCTGTTCCCCGACGCGGTGCTCGCCACCCGGGAGGACGCCCTGGCCTTCGGCCTCAACTCCGTCTCCGACGGCCGCCATGTCTTCGTCGCCCCACTGGCGACCGGCCTGATCGCTCAGCTCAGCGCGCACGGCTATGTCCCCGTCCCCGTCGACCTGTCGGAGTTCCACAAGGCCGGCGGCGGCATCAAGTGCTGCACCCAGGAGATCCGCTCATGACCGCTCCCACCCGTACTGTCCCGGCCCAGGCTTCCCGTTCGTCCGCGGAGCTGATCCAGGCCGAGAGCCCGGTCCTCGCGCACAACTACCACCCGCTGCCCGTAGTGGTCGCGCGTGCCGAAGGGGTCTGGGTCGAGGACGTCGAGGGCCGCCGCTACCTCGACATGCTGGCCGGCTATTCGGCGCTCAACTTCGGCCACCGCCACCCGGCCCTGATCGAGGCCGCGCACCGCCAGCTCGACCAGCTCACCCTCACCTCCCGCGCCTTCCACAACGACCGTCTCGCCGGTTTCGCCGAAAGTCTCGCCGAACTGACCGGTCTGGACATGGTGCTGCCGATGAACACCGGCGCCGAGGCGGTGGAGAGCGGCATCAAGGTCGCCCGCAAGTGGGCCTACGACGTCAAGGGCGTCCCGGCGGACCGGGCGACGATCGTGGTGGCGGGCGGCAACTTCCACGGCCGGACGACCACCATCGTCGGCTTCTCCGACGACGACACCGCCCGGGTCGGCTTCGGCCCGTTCGCCCCCGGCTTCCGCACCGTCCCGTACAACGATCTCGCCGCGATCGAAGCCGCCCTGGACGAGACGACGGCCGCCGTGCTGATCGAGCCCATCCAGGGCGAGGCGGGCGTCCTCATCCCCGACGACGGCTACCTCACCGGCGTACGCGAACTGACCCGGCGCAACGGCTGTCTGTTCATCGCCGACGAGATCCAGTCCGGGCTGGGCCGCACCGGCACCACCCTGGCGGTCGAGCACGAATCCGTGGTGCCGGACATGCTGCTGCTCGGCAAGGCGCTCGGCGGCGGCATCGTCCCGGTCTCCGCGGTCGTCGCCCGCCGCGAGGTGCTCGGCGTGCTCGGCCCCGGCCAGCACGGCTCGACCTTCGGCGGCAACCCGCTGGCGGCCGCGGTCGGTTCGGCCGTGATCGAGCTGCTGGCCACCGGCGAGTTCCAGCGCCGCGCCGCCGAACTCGGCACACAGCTGCGCAGCGGCCTGACCGCCCTGACCGGCAAGGGCGTCACCGGCTTCCGCGCCCGCGGCCTGTGGGCGGGCGTCGACATCGACCCCACCCTGGGCACGGGCCGGGAGATCAGCGAACGGCTGCTGAAGGAAGGCGTCCTGGTCAAGGACACCCACGGCTCGACGATCCGGCTGGCCCCGCCGCTGACCATCACCGCGGAGGAACTGGAGTCGGCGCTGGGGAGCTTGGAGCGGGCGCTGGGCTGACCCGGCACCCACCCCCGTACGCGCCAAACCCGCCGTACGCGAACCCCGCCGTACGCCGACGCGGCCGCAGCCCCTGGAGAGCTGCGGCCGCGTCCCCGTCCCATGGTGCAGCCGCGCCGCGCCTACCGCGTGGCGCCGTCGTACGGCCGCCTCGGGCGTCCGTAACGGACCGGCTAGAAGGAGCCGTTGCGGTCGATCAGCTCCACACAGGCCTTGTGCGAGCTGCCCTTGAAACGGACACAGAGATCTCCGGTGCCCTGAAGTCCGGGCACCGTGCGACCGACGATCTGGCTGCCGGACCGCTTCGCCTTGAACGAGTAGGAGACGCCGGGCGTGGTGATGTAGACGGTCGCGGACTGCCGGCTCTTGGGCGGGTTGGTCCAGGTCGCGGTGACGGTGCCGGGGTTGGGCAGACCGTTTTGGCCACTGGTCTCGACGCAGATCTGCGGCCCCGACCAGTCGTGGGTGCAGGCGGACGCCGCGGCGTGCGCGGCGGGGGTGGTGGCGACGGCGCTCAGCGCGATCGTTCCGGCGACGGTCAGCGCGCGGAGCAGCTTCGGACGGGTCATGTGTGGGGGGATTCCTCTCCTCGGAATACGGGCGGAAGACACGAAGAATCCCGCCATGAATGGGGCGTGGCGGGCACCGCGTGCACGTAGTTGATCTTAGTCGGATTTCGAACTCATGTGCCATCGGCTTTCGTTGCGCGGCATCGGCGACCGCCCCGCCAATCAACAGCGCCAACTGTCGGGCCGTCGCCTCCGGTTCGGCCACCGGAACCGCCCAGCGGCCGGTCCGCGGGGCCATCGGCTGGTCGTCCAGCGGCAACCGCATCGCGGTGCGCTTCCAGTACGAGTCCCCTGACACGGCCGGCCAATGGTGGCGCGGCGTGGGAGAGACTGCGGCATGGAGTTCTTCTGCTACCACCGCGACCGGCCCGGCTCGCTGACGCTTCGCCAGGAGCTGCTGGAGGACCACTGGTCCTATATGGACCGCTACGCCGAGGAGCTGATCGCCCGCGGCCCCACGCTCCTCGGCGAGGACGGGATACCCACCGGCAGCGTCCACATCGTCGACCTGCCCGATCCGGCCGCCGCCCGCGCCTTCGCCTTCGGCGAGCCCGGCTACCAGGCCGGCGCCTACCGGGACGTGATGCTGCGCCGCTGGCGGAACGTCCTGGGGCGCACC contains these protein-coding regions:
- a CDS encoding nuclease-related domain-containing DEAD/DEAH box helicase, coding for MAAGSAVGRSAGASAARRAQQARRQERLLREQWQAARQRAERWEAASEGEQRVAAQLLMLTERGWRLLVDRRWPGTRAANVDMLLIGPGGVFVIDVKNWRAAPEISGGRLRAGGFSRDEHRRKLLAVTKAAESAVASLGMSPVAVRPLLAFAGHRVDAELGRVRLLGEREIGPALLSERTRLSGESVRALTEHLARVFPEYQAPPPAAPSPPAVTSQDAATRPPDAGSDGLFDLDGLREAALDEARRAPIEQWMTFLDPDQLALVRRNWAGPARISGPAGTGKTVIALHRAAYLAQRTNGRVLYVTFANNLPRVQATFLKTMAPAVADRIDFRSLHSWAQEYLRDRGIPVHLHKEKAETAFSFAWKHLGRNSCLTEIDPQHPYWREEIDYVIKGRGITSFEEYAALPRRRRRAGLRRPHRQAVWSLYEAYEAERTERAVHDFNDVLSLALAEAAGRTGHSGYTAVVVDEVQDLTLVGVRLLHALVGDTPNGLLLVGDGQQAVYPGGFRLSDAGIDIRGDRGQVLRANYRNSKEIVDTALSVVAEDAFEDLDGLRTPGRRDIDLTYHDGEVQRAVYPTPAAHDEALLTALRGLTPQELAGSAVLCPAKRAIEHYHRLLTRAGLPVCSLDRYDGHPVEAVKLGSYRRAKGLEFKRVYLPQHDTPPPTGCPDGRTPGEAAHERAELARSQLYVAMTRARDVLWLGSVRG
- a CDS encoding DUF397 domain-containing protein gives rise to the protein MEWAPEHASATGKFLVRDSKDPKGPRLTLTRQGFAGLVEFAKSE
- a CDS encoding terpene synthase family protein gives rise to the protein MTQPFELPHFYTPHPARLNPHLEAARTHSRTWAREMGMLEGSGIWEQRDLDAHDYALLCSYTHPDCDADALSLVTDWYVWVFFFDDHFLETFKRTLDRKGGKEYLDRLPAFMPMDLTTPVPEPVNPVEAGLADLWARTVPRMSMDWRRRFAESTEHLLNESLWELSNIHIHRVPNPVEYIEMRRKVGGAPWSAGLVEYATGAEVPAAVAASRPLRVLRDTFSDGVHLRNDLFSYQRETEEEGELSNGVLVLEHFLNCTTQEAADAVNDLITSRLQQFENTVVAELPALFLEKRLDPTSCAEVLAYAKGLQDWQSGGHEWHMRSSRYMNGGGAAAGSAQPWSPFSLGGLGTSAADLKTALATAGALRLRSGTHLPYRQVGPSQLPDFCMPFTTSLSPHLDGARQRLVDWAHRMGLLQPQPGVPLSGIWDEPALIRHDLALCAAGIHPDATPEQLDLSSAWLAWGTYADDYYPAVFGRTRDRASATVCTERLSAFMPLDSATPPPEPVNALERGLADLWPRTTAAMAPEARRAFRDAVDTMTASWLWEIDNQIQHRIPDPVDYIEMRRATFGADLTMSLRRIGHDRTVPPEIYRTGTLRSLQNAAADYAGLLNDVFSYQKEIEYEGEVHNGILVVQTFFGCDYPTALHIVHDLMTSRMREFQHVATHELPVVCDDFQLAPEAREALHDHVRELEHWMAGILIWHRDCLRYRSSELRHPTGSPGRLAAPTGLGTSAAGLFRSARRSVHRVGT
- a CDS encoding ATP-grasp domain-containing protein, whose translation is MRICLLTADPGHPLLAAVSDLLAPDHQVETLDPGAEGPGPDLSSLADVYLLKARTPRALALAALLEEHGAPVLNSAAATARCQDRVAMAAVARAAGLPFAGTRCVAALGELAAAGAPPGPLVIKSRFSRRHDLVARADSAVRLRELAADWAEEPVVAQDFVPNSGWDHKLWVVDGQLFAALRRSELAPDGRGPNLPLPTAELPASWTAAALQVGEVFGLDVYGVDILDAGGAEAGGGDADGAAGAPLIVDINAFPGIRGQAGAPEALAALALRTATSGRTRGRTTDRTTAQPLTPDERKLPQVSQK
- a CDS encoding ATP-grasp domain-containing protein, which gives rise to MRLCFLVEEQYRHDGMPLEVIHQLRAWGHQVDVVWPGRSLIRISEAIQAGSHDAWVLKTVSGGPGLTLLEAAASVGLTTVNDVRAIRGVRDKALAAVIARSKGLPVPVTYAAARPEEFAEIAEAEFPLVVKPADGSSGRAVRLVATPDRLLDPVDAVESGGAAGPGGAGGGLLIAQPYVPNSGTDLKVYSVAGELYATERCSPLHPAHAVHERQVPLTTEVARITAEIGDVFGLDLYGVDILLGPDGPVVVDINDFPSFRQVPDAVARVSAAVLDLARRGTRGREASVREAAREAFAGEPVREAGREPEPVSEAVSVAGLPTPPFAVPSVPRANWPAASMGGGR
- a CDS encoding alpha/beta fold hydrolase, whose product is MTDALEVRTFETHDGLLAYRDAGSGRPLVLLHGGFVDGGMWDDQLPYFARDHRVIVPDARGHGASANATRAFRQTDDLAALLRHLDTGPAVLVGVSMGGAMAVDTALEHPGLVRALVVCGAGTSEPEFHHPWVREVRAAQARAMAAGDIEGWIDAFVMYAAGPHRTLDAVDPQVVGRIRDMARRTLAKHTADEPDRHVPVTDTWARTANITVPVLVVNGTLDMDDCIGMGERLVRSVAHGRSATIDGTAHYPNMERPDVFNRMVEEALHGFLAGEG
- a CDS encoding MarR family winged helix-turn-helix transcriptional regulator gives rise to the protein MTDTAAPLPPDDLAHRLTEVFDLVGPLYRRVQRKVEQSAPIEGLSVGVRAVLDLLRENGPMTVPQMGRAQALSRQFVQRMVNDAADRQLVEITPNPAHQRSSLIRLTDDGRAAITAVLTRERALLRQVDGGLTDAEVTACVRVLTRMLALFDHVEV
- a CDS encoding Lrp/AsnC family transcriptional regulator; the encoded protein is MTSKAVPFDGLDRKIVAALIDNGRASFAEIGAAIGLSSTAVKRRVDRMRENNVITGFTATVRPAALGWLTEAYVEVYCDSAAPPRRLAEVVRNHPEIAAAMTVTGGADALLHVRATDVEHFEEVLERIRAEPFIRKTISYMVLSHLLPDSPEAGARQSSGGAAP
- the ddaH gene encoding dimethylargininase yields the protein MSRVSRPRRYLVCEPRHFAVQYAINPWMRAEVPVDTALAGRQWETLMGTYRAHGHTVETVAPVPGLPDMVFAANSALVVGGRVFGSQFHAPQRRPESTEYETWFKAAGYDVYRPESPCEGEGDLVPAGRYILAGTGFRTTPAAHREVQEFFGVPTIGLQLVDPYFYHLDTALFVLEESPETGEANIAYYPEAFSSGSREVLRRLFPDAVLATREDALAFGLNSVSDGRHVFVAPLATGLIAQLSAHGYVPVPVDLSEFHKAGGGIKCCTQEIRS